The Borreliella burgdorferi B31 DNA segment TTTAATTTTTTAGTTTTGCTATTTGATTTAGTAGCCTGTTGTTGTGATTGATCTTCAATTTTATTGATGGCTTGTAAAAGCCTTATTTGGCCGTTATTAAGGTTTTTTTTTCTATGTTTGAGTTTTAAAGGATTTAATTTTTGATTCATTATTTGAATTTCTTTAATTTCTTCTGCAGTTGGTTCATAATTTATCCATTTTTTATCTATCCAGCCTTTTTCCCATTCATAATAGCTTTCATTAAAGTTGGTTTTGTTTTGTTCGTCGAAGTGCCTTGCTAGTGCGGCAATTATTTTTGTTCCATATTTAAGCATTTTTTCTGTGTCTGTTTTGGTAATAAATGTGTCATAATCGTAATTTTCACCGGTTTGCATATTAACAATATCAACTATAAGCTTGAAAGTATTTATGCAATTCATTGCAATATTTGTGGATGAAAAATTAGGATCACTAAGGGCTTTAATATTAAGTTCATATTTTTTCTTTAAACTTATGGGAATTTTAAAAAAGTCAATTATAAAGCCATTTATTTTTGCTCGATAATTAGCTTCATATTGAGAATTTCCAAAGAAAGTTCCTTTTATGCCCCCAATTGTATATTCATTATAGTTTATTGTTATTTCTTTTTGCATTTTTATCCTTTAAAAATATATTAATATAATATAATACTATGTATTAATTGATATTATATATCAATTAATACATAGTATAAATAAAAAAAATATTTTTAATTTTGTTTTTTTTCTAAACTGTTGTAGATTTTAACTTATCTTTAACCTTTAACCATTTATAAAAAGTCCTTAAGAGAGAAATTTCTTAGGACTTTTTATAAATTTAATAAAGAATAATGAAGAATTGCCCGCCTAAATTTCAAAATAAATTTGGGCGGGGGGTAGGTTTGTAAAATAGATTTATTTTTAGCTCTGAATATACTTTTTATGATATCGGTAGAGGCTTCTAATATAGATAAGACAATAGCTTAGGTGCCGTTTTTAGATTATTAATTAATTTAGAAGGTTAAATATTGTAAGTAAATTCTGGTGATAAATGAATTTTATTTTTATCATAATTTAAATTTTTTTAATAAAAGTTCTTTTTTCTATAAAGAACATAAAATAAGTATTATTTGGCAAAGAGAAGGTTGGCATTTATAAGTACAGAATATATTTTAACACCAACCAAAAGAAATACTTTTTAAAAGTATTTAGATGTGTAGGATTTTTATATAATACAGTGTTAAAGCGGCAAGATAGATTTTTATTAAAAAAAATAAGCAAAATCTTATTACTTGTTCAAATAAATATAAATAAGAGCTTCTATTGCTAAAAAAAGTTTATAGTTTGGCCTTTTGTATGCATGGATTGACTTAAGCTCTATATATAAATTCTTTTAGAGAAATTTAAAGAGGGATAGAACACAAGGATTTCTTAAACATAAGAGCAAGAAAAATAAGCAAGCTTTTAAAGCTAATAATAAAAAAACAACGAAAATAAACTTAAAGAATACTAAAAAAATTATCAAAAAAACAAAAAACTTCTATTAATGGAGCTAAATCTATATTAAGAATTACTAAGTTACATGAGAAAATTGTAAATCAAAAAACCTTTTTACACAAGGTATTTTTTGCTTTATAGTTATTTATAAAAATATAGCAATAGAGAACTTATTAATTAAAGATATGTGAATGTTTGGGTAAAGTATTAATAATTTAGGATGTTATAAACTTGTAAGACGATTATAGTATAAATCAGAATGGTATGGATCCTTTTTGTATAAAGTAGGTATATATTTTTCATCAAGCAAGCTATTTGTAATTGTGGTGTTAAAAATACAATTCTAAAATTAAGTGGTGCTAGGTAAACTTACAGCGTTTTGTATAATAAAGATATAAATGCAATTCTAAATCTTAAGTTTTATTGCTATAAAGAAATAAAAGCTAAGACAGGAATTTTCCGAATTTAGGCTTGTTAATCATGCTATTGGTGTGAAAATAAGATATAAAAAGAACTAAAAAGTTATCGTAGAATGAGACAAAAGCCGTGAATATAGAGATAGTAGTTTGCTAGCTTTTAAGGCCACATCAGATCTAATTCATTAAAAAATTTTGTGAAAGGGGCTTCATAGGTAGAGATTAAAGTAATTAATATGTGATATAAAATAATTAATATGTGATATAAAATAATTAATATGTGATATAAAATAATTAATATGTGATATAAAATAATTAATATGTGATATAAAATAATTAATATGTGATATAAAATAATTAATATGTGATATAAAATAATTAATATGTGATATAAAATAATTAAAAGGAAGTTTGTATGAAAAAAATAGCATTTCATATTCAAAAAGGTGGTGTTGGGAAAACTACCTTAAGCGGAAATATTGCAAGTTATTTATCTAAAACAAAAAAAGTTATATTAGTTGATTGTGATATACAGCAAGCAAGTTCTTCTACATGGTTTCTTAATCATGAAATTCTTAAGCTGGATATTAAAGATTTTCTTTTGAAGAAGATGGATGTAGATCAAGTAGTAAGACAAATACAAAAAAATTTTTATATTTTGCCATGTGTGCCGAGTGGAACTTTTAGAAGAGATGTGCAACATGAATTGCAAGATTTTCCATATTTGATAGATGATTTTTGTTTGGAATTGGAGAAATTGGGATTTGAATTTGCAATTTTTGATTTATCTCCCAGTTTTGAGCTTTGGGAGCGAAGAATTATTCTTGCAATGTGTGAAGTTATTACTCCACTGACCCCAGAATTTTTAAGCCTTGAAGGAATTAATATTTTTAAAGAAGAGTTTGAGTCTTTGTTAAAATCTTATAGAAAAAAGGTTAAACATGAGAAGATTATTTGCAATATGCTTAATAAAAGTTTTAAAAGACATAATTTGCATCTAAGGCAATTTAAAACTTTTGGATATGATCTTTATGAGGTTGGACAAGATGCTAAAATAGCAGAATCTCAGCTATATAAGAAGTCGATTTTTGATTATTATCCGGAGAGTAGATCTGTCTTAGAACTTTCAAGATTGGGAGATGCTTTATGCCTATAAGCAAAGAGGTTAATTTAGAAGAAATTATTAAACAAAATGTTAGCAAATCTAAATTTGCTTTTCGTGATAATGATGTTATTAGCAATAACATTCCAAATGTTAAGCCTATTAGATCAAAAATGACGATCAAGCAAATAAGTGTAGGACTGAAATATGAATATTGGATTGAATTTTATTCTATTTTAGACAAAAAGGGATTAACAGCTTCTGGTTTTATAAGAACTTTAATTATGGAATATATAGAAGCTTCTAAAAAATAATAATTTTGTTATTTAAATTTTTAACAAAAAAATAATAAAGAATTATCTACCTATGATTTCTGTGAAATTTAGGTAGATATGAATTTGTTAGTAAATGGATTTATTTTGATTCCGAATATGCTTTTTGATCATATCGGAAAAACTTTCTCTCTAGTATAAATAAGTCAGTAGTTTTTAGATTAAAAATAAGATTTTCAGCAATGCATAAATAATTAGAATATTTTTTCTTATAAGCTTTGATGAAGATATTGTATTAAATTATTGATGAATTTAGAAGATTGAATATTGGCAATGTGATCTTTATTGCAATTTAATTCATTAATGGTTATTTTCCATAAGGAATATAAAAGTATTATTTTGTGAGACAGGGCATAAGCTCATCATTTGTGTCTATGGTTAGTAACTAGTACTCGGGGGGGGGGGATAATTAACTAAATATATGCAGTGATTATTAAAAGCTATCTCATTTCTATATACACTAAGTAATTATTATAAAATAATAGAGTATATAAGTGCCGATAAAGTTTGTAAAAACAGAATATATTCTAACACTAATCAAAAAAATTTTTAAAAGTATTTAGATTTGTAAGATTTTTGTATGACAAAATGTTAAGTGATAGGAAAGATTCTTATAAAAAAACAA contains these protein-coding regions:
- a CDS encoding ParA family protein, translating into MKKIAFHIQKGGVGKTTLSGNIASYLSKTKKVILVDCDIQQASSSTWFLNHEILKLDIKDFLLKKMDVDQVVRQIQKNFYILPCVPSGTFRRDVQHELQDFPYLIDDFCLELEKLGFEFAIFDLSPSFELWERRIILAMCEVITPLTPEFLSLEGINIFKEEFESLLKSYRKKVKHEKIICNMLNKSFKRHNLHLRQFKTFGYDLYEVGQDAKIAESQLYKKSIFDYYPESRSVLELSRLGDALCL
- a CDS encoding helix-turn-helix domain-containing protein, translated to MYFNTNQKKYFLKVFRCVGFLYNTVLKRQDRFLLKKISKILLLVQININKSFYC